The proteins below come from a single Limnobaculum xujianqingii genomic window:
- the yajC gene encoding preprotein translocase subunit YajC, giving the protein MSLFISDAVAAAGAPAQGSPYSLVIMLVVFGLIFYFMILRPQQKRAKDHKNLMSSITKGDEVLTTGGLVGRVSKVSDTGYIVIALNDTTEVTIKRDFVAAVLPKGTMKAL; this is encoded by the coding sequence ATGAGTCTTTTTATTTCTGACGCAGTGGCAGCAGCCGGTGCACCAGCTCAAGGCAGCCCATATTCTTTAGTTATCATGCTGGTAGTTTTCGGTTTGATCTTCTATTTTATGATCCTGCGCCCACAGCAGAAGCGTGCTAAAGATCATAAGAACCTGATGAGTTCCATTACTAAAGGTGATGAAGTTTTAACCACCGGTGGATTAGTAGGTCGCGTATCTAAAGTTTCTGATACTGGCTACATCGTTATTGCTCTGAATGATACAACTGAAGTAACCATCAAACGTGACTTCGTTGCGGCTGTATTGCCTAAAGGCACAATGAAAGCGCTCTAA
- the tgt gene encoding tRNA guanosine(34) transglycosylase Tgt gives MKFELQTKDGRARRGRLVFERGTVETPAFMPVGTYGTVKGMTPEEVKDTGAQIILGNTFHLWLRPGQEIMRKHGDLHDFMQWHGPILTDSGGFQVFSLGDIRKITEEGVHFRNPINSDSIFLSPEKSMEIQYDLGSDIVMIFDECTPYPADWDYAKRSMEMSLRWAKRSRQRFDELNNKNALFGIIQGSVYEDLRDVSVKGLVEIGFDGYAVGGLAVGEPKEDMHRILEHVCPQIPEDKPRYLMGVGKPEDLVEGVRRGIDMFDCVMPTRNARNGHLFVTDGVVKIRNAKHKDDTSTLDEHCDCYTCRHYSRAYLHHLDRCNEILGARLNTIHNLRYYQRLMAGLREAIEQGTLERFVTDFYERIGKAVPPLAK, from the coding sequence GTGAAGTTTGAATTACAAACAAAAGATGGTCGCGCCAGACGTGGTCGTTTAGTTTTTGAACGTGGCACGGTGGAGACACCGGCGTTTATGCCAGTAGGTACCTACGGTACGGTGAAGGGCATGACACCAGAAGAGGTGAAAGACACTGGTGCTCAAATCATTCTGGGCAATACCTTTCATTTATGGTTACGCCCTGGTCAGGAGATCATGCGCAAGCATGGCGATCTGCACGACTTTATGCAGTGGCACGGTCCTATTCTGACTGATTCCGGTGGTTTTCAGGTGTTTAGCCTGGGAGATATCCGTAAAATCACCGAGGAAGGGGTGCATTTTCGCAATCCGATAAATAGTGATTCGATATTCCTCAGCCCGGAAAAATCGATGGAAATTCAATACGATCTCGGATCTGATATCGTCATGATCTTTGATGAGTGTACACCATACCCGGCTGACTGGGATTATGCTAAACGTTCAATGGAGATGTCCCTACGCTGGGCGAAACGTAGCCGTCAACGCTTTGATGAACTGAATAATAAAAATGCGCTGTTTGGCATCATTCAGGGCAGTGTTTACGAAGATTTACGTGACGTTTCTGTAAAAGGGCTGGTAGAGATTGGGTTTGACGGTTACGCTGTCGGCGGTTTGGCCGTAGGTGAGCCCAAAGAGGATATGCATCGGATTTTAGAGCATGTTTGTCCTCAAATTCCGGAAGATAAACCTCGCTATTTGATGGGGGTTGGTAAACCGGAAGATCTGGTGGAGGGAGTTCGCCGGGGCATCGATATGTTTGATTGTGTGATGCCAACGCGCAATGCGCGTAATGGACATTTGTTTGTTACGGATGGAGTGGTTAAAATCCGTAATGCAAAACATAAAGATGATACATCTACGCTTGATGAGCACTGTGACTGTTATACCTGTCGCCATTACAGTCGGGCGTATCTGCATCATCTTGATCGCTGTAATGAAATATTAGGTGCACGGTTAAATACCATTCATAACCTGAGATACTACCAGCGTTTAATGGCGGGTTTGCGTGAGGCCATTGAGCAAGGTACATTAGAGCGCTTTGTGACTGATTTTTATGAGCGGATTGGTAAAGCTGTTCCGCCATTAGCTAAATAA
- the queA gene encoding tRNA preQ1(34) S-adenosylmethionine ribosyltransferase-isomerase QueA has translation MRVTDFSFELPESLIARYPQAERSACRMLSLEGISGTLSDDTFTDVLNKLNPGDLLIFNNTRVIPARLFGKKASGGKIEVLVERVLDDRRVLAHVRASKAPKPGAELLLGDDESIPAIMAARHDALFELHFTDGRDVLTILNAAGHMPLPPYIDRPDEEADRELYQTVYSQRPGAVAAPTAGLHFDQPLLEALRAKGINMEFVTLHVGAGTFQPVRVDDIKQHIMHAEYAEVPQQVVDAVLACKARGNKVIAVGTTSVRSLESAAQAAKQDLIEPFFGDTSIFIYPGYQFRVIDTLITNFHLPESTLIMLVSAFAGYSNTMRAYQQAVEKQYRFFSYGDAMFITRNPEAINEIPGGKS, from the coding sequence ATGCGCGTTACTGATTTTTCATTTGAACTTCCTGAATCCTTAATTGCTCGCTACCCTCAGGCGGAACGCAGCGCTTGTCGTATGCTTTCTCTTGAAGGTATCAGTGGCACACTTTCTGATGACACATTTACTGATGTGCTGAATAAGCTGAATCCGGGTGATTTGCTGATATTTAATAATACCAGGGTGATTCCGGCTCGGCTGTTTGGCAAAAAAGCCAGCGGTGGAAAGATTGAGGTTCTGGTTGAGCGAGTGCTGGACGACAGAAGAGTTCTGGCTCACGTTCGCGCTTCTAAAGCGCCAAAACCGGGAGCAGAACTACTATTGGGAGATGATGAATCTATTCCAGCTATTATGGCAGCCCGCCACGATGCGCTGTTTGAACTTCATTTTACCGATGGCCGCGATGTTTTGACGATTCTTAACGCTGCCGGGCATATGCCATTACCCCCTTATATTGACAGGCCAGATGAAGAGGCTGACCGTGAGCTTTATCAAACGGTTTACAGCCAGCGCCCTGGCGCAGTTGCGGCTCCAACGGCAGGTTTACACTTTGATCAGCCGCTATTGGAAGCATTGCGTGCCAAAGGGATTAATATGGAATTCGTCACTCTGCATGTAGGAGCCGGAACATTCCAGCCAGTGCGGGTTGATGATATTAAACAGCATATAATGCATGCTGAGTATGCAGAAGTTCCACAGCAGGTAGTTGATGCCGTATTAGCCTGTAAGGCCCGGGGTAATAAAGTGATTGCCGTGGGAACCACATCAGTTAGGTCGTTGGAAAGCGCAGCTCAGGCAGCCAAACAAGATTTAATTGAGCCATTCTTTGGCGATACCAGCATCTTTATTTATCCTGGCTATCAGTTCCGGGTTATTGATACCTTGATTACTAATTTTCACCTGCCTGAATCAACGCTAATCATGCTGGTATCGGCATTTGCCGGTTATAGCAATACCATGCGGGCATATCAGCAGGCGGTCGAGAAGCAATACCGTTTCTTTAGCTATGGGGATGCCATGTTCATCACCCGTAATCCGGAAGCGATTAATGAAATCCCTGGTGGGAAATCGTAA